One Ethanoligenens harbinense YUAN-3 genomic window carries:
- a CDS encoding FAD:protein FMN transferase, translating into MTDYETSGFGMGTIIEQRIAASNSNEGERICHRAFEVIRQLEQKMSRFIPGSFISRLNSSDGETAVKMDRDTFHVLKSAGRYYARSGGAFDITAAPLTALWRNCINQKDLPSPNTIQALRPAVSGAGVILNEKDGSARIGRHQSVDLGGIGKGYAADMVLKAYKAQGVTSACINLGGNVHTLGKKTNGESWMIGLQNPRSTRGDFIAVFAISDRSAVTSGDYEKYFESGGKRFHHIIDPGTGYPASSGLMSATVLSGSSMEADALSTAVFVSGLERGMELIEKSPGAEGVVITEEKKVFITKGIKDCFVARSDIPDYQFAFYN; encoded by the coding sequence ATGACCGATTATGAGACTTCCGGGTTTGGAATGGGCACGATCATAGAGCAAAGGATTGCGGCGTCCAATTCCAATGAAGGTGAAAGGATCTGCCACAGAGCATTCGAGGTCATAAGACAATTGGAACAGAAAATGAGCCGGTTTATTCCTGGAAGTTTCATATCGAGGCTCAACTCTTCAGATGGAGAAACCGCGGTTAAAATGGATCGCGATACATTTCATGTTTTAAAATCCGCCGGTCGATATTATGCGCGGTCGGGCGGTGCGTTTGACATAACGGCAGCCCCGCTGACTGCATTGTGGCGTAATTGCATCAACCAAAAGGACCTGCCTTCACCCAACACAATCCAAGCGTTGCGTCCCGCCGTATCCGGCGCCGGCGTTATACTTAATGAGAAAGATGGTTCCGCAAGAATCGGCAGGCACCAGTCTGTAGATCTTGGCGGCATTGGCAAAGGCTATGCCGCGGATATGGTTTTGAAAGCATACAAAGCCCAGGGCGTGACCTCTGCATGCATCAATTTGGGCGGAAATGTGCACACCTTGGGGAAAAAAACAAATGGTGAATCGTGGATGATCGGTCTGCAAAACCCCAGAAGCACACGGGGAGACTTCATCGCCGTATTCGCGATTTCCGATAGATCGGCCGTGACCTCGGGGGATTATGAAAAATATTTTGAAAGCGGGGGTAAACGGTTTCACCATATCATTGACCCGGGAACCGGATATCCTGCCAGCTCTGGCCTGATGAGCGCCACGGTGCTGTCCGGGTCTTCCATGGAAGCAGACGCGCTTTCGACAGCGGTTTTTGTGTCCGGACTGGAACGCGGCATGGAGCTGATCGAAAAATCGCCCGGAGCCGAAGGGGTCGTCATCACCGAAGAGAAAAAGGTTTTTATTACAAAGGGGATTAAAGACTGTTTTGTTGCCCGAAGCGACATACCGGATTATCAGT
- a CDS encoding TetR/AcrR family transcriptional regulator: MGIKERNKQWTNFKRNEIIDGMEKALLSKNYDHLTIDDVAQKAEYSKKTIYSYFKSKDEIYWELLIRKFELLFDTLQSAIEGSPKKGIEKIGILGTTYYRFAKEFPEYMQAIINYEAQNADEDHEHNKLIERFNTETEKSFLLLEKMIQEGIDDQSISAGTDIVGTAILFWSNMNGFFMLASKKGEYIKNTYGKTLDELLEQNIEMLLRSLRP; the protein is encoded by the coding sequence ATGGGTATAAAAGAGAGAAACAAACAATGGACCAATTTTAAAAGAAACGAAATTATCGACGGCATGGAAAAAGCATTGCTGTCCAAAAATTACGATCATCTGACAATAGACGATGTTGCCCAAAAAGCCGAATATAGCAAAAAAACGATTTATTCCTATTTTAAAAGCAAGGATGAAATTTATTGGGAACTGCTTATACGCAAATTCGAGCTGTTGTTTGATACGCTCCAAAGCGCAATAGAGGGCAGTCCCAAAAAGGGAATTGAAAAGATCGGTATACTGGGCACAACGTACTACCGATTCGCCAAAGAATTCCCGGAGTATATGCAGGCCATCATCAATTACGAAGCCCAAAATGCAGATGAAGATCATGAACACAACAAACTGATTGAACGATTTAACACAGAAACGGAAAAATCGTTCTTATTGCTCGAAAAAATGATCCAAGAAGGCATAGACGATCAATCCATATCGGCTGGAACAGATATCGTCGGCACGGCCATTTTATTTTGGTCCAACATGAATGGATTTTTTATGCTGGCAAGTAAAAAAGGGGAATATATCAAAAACACCTATGGAAAGACTTTGGACGAACTGCTTGAGCAGAATATAGAGATGTTGTTGCGCTCCTTGCGGCCATAA
- a CDS encoding NifB/NifX family molybdenum-iron cluster-binding protein has product MKIAVTSQGNEVFQHFGRCEDFAVFTVLDGAIQDRSVLNTNGNGHAALAGILKQAGVDVLICGGIGEGARQMLSAAGIQVVSGIEGRVEDTVNTYLAGNLSDQNGGCNHEEHDTDHDCSCEDHCHS; this is encoded by the coding sequence ATGAAGATCGCGGTTACGTCGCAAGGTAATGAAGTATTTCAGCATTTTGGACGGTGCGAGGATTTTGCCGTCTTTACGGTTCTGGATGGAGCGATTCAAGATCGGTCCGTGCTGAATACAAACGGAAATGGGCATGCCGCACTGGCCGGAATTTTGAAACAGGCGGGTGTGGATGTGCTGATATGCGGCGGCATTGGAGAGGGAGCCCGTCAGATGCTGTCTGCGGCAGGCATCCAGGTGGTTTCCGGCATAGAGGGCCGTGTGGAGGATACGGTAAACACCTATCTCGCGGGAAATTTGTCCGATCAAAACGGCGGCTGCAACCATGAGGAGCATGATACGGATCACGATTGCAGTTGTGAAGACCACTGCCATTCGTAA